The Candidatus Sulfotelmatobacter sp. genome has a window encoding:
- a CDS encoding SCO family protein codes for MSWALMLLTVALLAATAWGQGMSKDIISPPANVRPPYLQNVGIEQHLDGQVPPDLAFVDDSGRAVKMGDYFGKKPLILNLVYYNCTMLCGEALAGLSASMKMIKFNVGDEFDVVTVSFNPNETPAIAAEKKKDCLKRYGRTGAASGWHFLTGPAESINALTKAVGFQYQYDPKNNQYAHATAIMVLTPQGRISRYFYGVDYPPKDLRMGLVEASQGEIGNAVDAVLLYCYHYDPATGKYGAIIGNILRLGAGLTILLLGGLLFILFRLDKAAQRRISNQPSLGKARPI; via the coding sequence ATGTCTTGGGCGCTAATGTTGTTAACGGTCGCGCTGCTGGCTGCGACCGCCTGGGGACAGGGAATGAGCAAGGACATCATATCGCCGCCGGCGAATGTACGGCCGCCCTACTTGCAGAATGTGGGCATCGAGCAGCATCTCGATGGTCAGGTGCCGCCAGACCTTGCCTTTGTCGATGACAGCGGACGCGCGGTCAAGATGGGCGACTATTTCGGAAAGAAGCCACTGATTCTTAACCTGGTCTACTACAACTGCACCATGCTGTGCGGGGAAGCGCTCGCCGGACTGAGCGCCTCCATGAAGATGATTAAGTTCAATGTGGGCGACGAGTTTGACGTGGTTACGGTGAGCTTCAATCCGAACGAAACTCCGGCCATCGCCGCCGAGAAAAAGAAAGATTGCCTCAAACGCTATGGCCGCACTGGGGCCGCATCCGGCTGGCATTTTCTGACCGGGCCGGCGGAATCGATCAACGCTTTGACCAAGGCTGTCGGCTTTCAGTATCAATACGATCCCAAGAATAATCAGTATGCGCACGCCACCGCCATCATGGTGTTGACGCCGCAAGGCCGCATTTCGCGCTATTTCTACGGAGTGGATTATCCGCCGAAAGACTTGCGCATGGGATTGGTGGAAGCCTCACAAGGCGAGATCGGCAATGCGGTCGACGCCGTGCTGCTGTACTGCTATCACTATGATCCGGCGACGGGAAAATACGGCGCGATCATCGGCAATATTCTGCGGCTCGGGGCCGGGCTGACCATATTGCTGCTCGGGGGGCTGCTGTTCATTCTGTTCCGCTTGGATAAGGCCGCACAGCGGAGGATTTCGAATCAGCCGTCGCTGGGGAAGGCACGTCCGATTTAG
- the coxB gene encoding cytochrome c oxidase subunit II, with product MFDNFPFWPDRASAAAGNVDALFIFLLILSGLMTLLIFAAVVYFAARYRRRDGVPAEQIEGSIPLELTWTIIPFAVFMVIFVWGAVVYFKSRTPARDSAEVYVVAKQWMWKLQHAEGQREINELHVPVGRDVKLIMTSQDVIHSFFVPAFRMKQDVLPGRYTVAWFRATKPGTYHLFCTQYCGTQHSSMIGSIVVMEPAQYEAWMSGGSSGPLSASGEKVFSELGCVTCHRTDAQGRGPNLQGVFGKPVQLADGRTVTADENYLRECILDPGAKRVKGFQPIMPTFQGLVSEEQVNALVAYIKSIAQPAVGANPSTAAVVPQNENQAGSKVQ from the coding sequence ATGTTCGATAACTTTCCATTCTGGCCGGATCGGGCTTCCGCCGCGGCGGGCAACGTGGATGCCCTGTTCATCTTCCTGCTGATTCTGTCCGGGTTGATGACCCTGCTGATCTTTGCGGCCGTTGTTTATTTCGCGGCGCGCTACCGCCGGCGTGACGGGGTGCCGGCAGAGCAGATCGAGGGATCCATACCGCTCGAATTGACCTGGACCATCATCCCCTTCGCCGTATTCATGGTGATCTTCGTCTGGGGAGCGGTCGTCTACTTTAAGAGCCGCACTCCAGCTCGCGACTCGGCTGAAGTCTATGTGGTCGCCAAGCAATGGATGTGGAAACTGCAGCACGCCGAAGGCCAGCGCGAAATCAACGAACTTCATGTTCCCGTGGGGCGGGACGTGAAGCTGATCATGACTTCGCAGGACGTGATCCACAGCTTCTTCGTGCCGGCGTTTCGAATGAAACAGGACGTGTTGCCCGGCCGCTACACCGTAGCCTGGTTCCGCGCCACCAAGCCGGGCACGTATCACTTGTTCTGCACGCAGTATTGCGGCACGCAGCACTCGAGCATGATTGGCTCCATCGTGGTCATGGAACCAGCTCAGTATGAAGCCTGGATGAGCGGCGGCAGCAGTGGCCCCCTCTCTGCCAGTGGAGAAAAAGTATTCTCCGAGCTCGGCTGCGTTACCTGCCATCGCACGGACGCGCAAGGCCGCGGGCCGAATCTGCAAGGCGTTTTCGGCAAGCCGGTTCAACTTGCAGATGGACGGACCGTGACCGCCGACGAAAATTATCTTCGGGAATGCATTCTCGATCCGGGCGCGAAGCGAGTCAAAGGGTTCCAGCCCATCATGCCGACGTTCCAGGGATTGGTGAGCGAAGAGCAAGTAAACGCCCTGGTGGCATATATAAAATCGATAGCCCAACCGGCGGTCGGAGCCAACCCCAGCACTGCCGCAGTCGTTCCGCAGAACGAAAACCAAGCCGGAAGTAAGGTGCAATGA
- the ctaD gene encoding cytochrome c oxidase subunit I, translating to MSMATATAVKPVERENYLNKEYGVGSWLLTTDHKRIALLYLISITFFFFIGGFFALLIRLELLTPAGDLVQADTYNKLFTQHGQIMVFFFLIPSIPAVLGNFLVPMMVGAKDLAFPRINLLSWYLYIIGGAMMVHCMLTGGVDTGWTFYTPFSTAFSNTKVIEAGLAIFVAGFSSILTGLNFVVTIHRMRAPGMTWSRLPLFIWAHYATSIIQILGTPIIAITLVLVIAERALHLGIFDPKLGGDPLLFQHLFWFYSHPAVYIMILPSMGVVTEIIACFARKRIFGYSFVAFSSIAIAVFGFLVWAHHMFVAGISVYAALVFSILSYAVAVPSAVKVFNWTATLYKGSIRYDAPMLYAFGFIGLFTMGGLTGLFLAALGIDVHVHDTYFVIAHFHYIMVGGAVMGYLGGMHFWWPKISGKLYPEGWARLAALIVFIGFNLTFFPQFILGYLGMPRRYYQYPPEFQVLNVLSTAGATVLAVGYLLPMCYFLWSMRYGKPAPDNPWNAAGLEWQTQSPPTTFNFEKEPVVTWEAYNYEEIDARTGGEAPIVG from the coding sequence ATGAGTATGGCAACTGCAACCGCCGTTAAACCCGTTGAGCGCGAGAATTATCTGAATAAAGAGTACGGGGTCGGCTCCTGGCTGTTGACCACCGACCACAAGCGCATTGCGCTTCTCTACCTGATCTCGATCACCTTCTTCTTTTTTATAGGCGGTTTTTTCGCGTTACTCATTCGGCTCGAATTGCTCACTCCCGCAGGCGACCTCGTCCAGGCCGACACCTACAACAAGCTTTTCACGCAGCACGGCCAGATAATGGTCTTCTTCTTCCTCATCCCATCGATCCCGGCTGTGCTCGGCAACTTTCTGGTGCCCATGATGGTAGGCGCCAAAGATCTCGCCTTTCCGCGAATCAACCTGTTGAGCTGGTATCTCTACATCATCGGTGGCGCGATGATGGTGCATTGCATGCTGACCGGCGGCGTCGACACCGGCTGGACCTTTTACACTCCGTTCAGTACGGCCTTCAGCAATACCAAAGTCATTGAAGCTGGACTGGCCATCTTCGTTGCCGGATTCTCGTCGATCCTCACCGGCTTGAATTTCGTGGTCACCATCCATCGTATGCGCGCCCCCGGCATGACTTGGTCGCGCCTGCCCCTGTTCATTTGGGCGCATTACGCCACCAGCATCATCCAGATTCTCGGTACCCCCATCATCGCCATCACTTTGGTCCTGGTGATTGCCGAACGCGCCCTGCATCTCGGAATCTTCGATCCTAAACTGGGTGGAGATCCGCTGCTGTTTCAGCATTTGTTCTGGTTCTATTCCCATCCCGCCGTCTACATTATGATTCTGCCTTCGATGGGAGTCGTCACCGAAATCATCGCGTGTTTCGCGCGCAAGCGCATCTTCGGGTACAGCTTCGTCGCTTTCTCCTCGATCGCGATCGCGGTCTTCGGTTTCCTGGTGTGGGCGCATCACATGTTTGTGGCTGGAATCTCCGTTTACGCGGCTCTGGTCTTCTCCATTTTGAGCTACGCCGTAGCGGTACCCTCAGCTGTAAAAGTCTTCAACTGGACGGCGACTCTCTACAAGGGGTCCATCCGTTACGACGCGCCCATGCTCTACGCTTTCGGGTTCATTGGCCTGTTTACGATGGGCGGCCTGACCGGACTATTTCTCGCTGCCCTCGGCATTGACGTTCACGTCCACGACACTTATTTTGTAATCGCGCATTTTCATTACATCATGGTTGGCGGCGCGGTCATGGGATATCTCGGCGGGATGCACTTCTGGTGGCCGAAGATTTCCGGCAAGCTCTATCCTGAAGGATGGGCGCGCCTCGCCGCGCTGATCGTATTTATCGGCTTCAATCTGACATTCTTCCCGCAGTTCATCCTCGGCTATCTCGGTATGCCGCGGCGCTATTACCAATATCCGCCTGAGTTCCAGGTGCTGAATGTGCTCTCAACCGCCGGTGCGACGGTGCTCGCCGTCGGATATTTGCTGCCCATGTGTTATTTCCTGTGGTCGATGCGCTACGGCAAGCCGGCGCCGGATAATCCCTGGAACGCCGCCGGGCTGGAATGGCAGACACAATCGCCGCCGACGACTTTTAATTTTGAGAAGGAACCGGTTGTGACCTGGGAAGCTTACAACTACGAAGAGATCGACGCTCGCACAGGCGGGGAGGCTCCTATTGTCGGATAG
- a CDS encoding cytochrome c oxidase subunit 3 family protein produces MSDSTVSATVHGEAHAQNPALLHHFATEEQQRDASNLGMWIFLATEVMFFGGLFCAYLIYRGWYFDDFAAASTSIDALLGGTNTAVLICSSLTVVLAIWAAQTSRRGMLLSMLVLTMIFGMAFLGIKGKEYKDKFDEHHVPGASFSFDHVAIPSHPDQYANPRHAEIFFALYFIMTGLHALHMIIGLGIFTWLLWMAWKRRFTPEYHTPLEIGGLYWHFVDIIWIYLFPLLYLIDRHQ; encoded by the coding sequence TTGTCGGATAGTACAGTCAGCGCGACCGTCCACGGCGAAGCGCATGCGCAGAATCCGGCGCTGTTGCATCATTTCGCCACCGAAGAGCAGCAGCGTGACGCATCGAACTTAGGCATGTGGATTTTTCTGGCCACTGAAGTCATGTTCTTCGGCGGACTCTTCTGCGCCTATTTAATCTATCGCGGCTGGTACTTCGACGATTTCGCGGCGGCCAGCACTTCCATCGACGCTCTTCTCGGGGGCACGAACACGGCCGTGCTGATCTGTAGCAGCTTGACGGTTGTGCTCGCCATCTGGGCGGCGCAGACATCGCGACGAGGAATGCTGTTGAGCATGCTCGTTCTTACGATGATTTTCGGCATGGCGTTTCTTGGCATCAAAGGCAAGGAATACAAGGATAAATTCGACGAGCACCACGTGCCGGGCGCGTCCTTCAGCTTTGACCACGTCGCCATCCCCAGCCATCCCGATCAATATGCGAATCCCCGCCACGCTGAGATTTTCTTCGCCCTGTACTTCATCATGACCGGGCTGCACGCGCTGCACATGATTATCGGCCTCGGTATTTTTACCTGGCTTCTGTGGATGGCGTGGAAGAGACGCTTCACGCCGGAATATCACACCCCGCTCGAAATCGGCGGCCTGTATTGGCACTTCGTCGATATCATTTGGATTTACCTGTTCCCTTTGCTTTATTTGATCGATCGGCACCAGTAA
- a CDS encoding cytochrome C oxidase subunit IV family protein: MSNHSKSSPLPTYFSVWGALLLGTFLTYEAAKLDLGHFNAAVALIIATTKALLVALFFMHLKGAHEKLLKLVVISTIFFLFILLVLSMADYSTRLLS, from the coding sequence ATGTCAAACCATTCGAAATCATCGCCGCTCCCAACTTACTTCTCCGTATGGGGAGCCCTGCTGCTGGGCACGTTTCTCACGTATGAAGCCGCGAAGCTGGATCTTGGTCATTTCAACGCCGCAGTGGCGCTGATCATTGCCACCACGAAGGCGCTACTGGTCGCGCTATTCTTCATGCACCTGAAGGGCGCACACGAAAAGCTGCTTAAGCTGGTCGTGATATCGACGATATTCTTTCTCTTCATTCTGCTCGTGCTCTCGATGGCCGACTACAGCACCCGCCTTTTGAGCTAA
- the hslV gene encoding ATP-dependent protease subunit HslV, giving the protein MTTKRLIRSTTVLSVRRDGKVVLAGDGQVTLGESVIKHSAKKIRRLYNDKIVAGFAGSTADAFTLFSRFEAKLEQYHGNLGRAAVELARDWRTDKFLRHLEALLLVCDKEQTFLLSGQGDVIEPDGAVAAIGSGGPYAQAAAQALAEHTELPARQIAEEAMKIAGKMCIYTNDRVTIEEL; this is encoded by the coding sequence ATGACTACGAAGCGACTGATTCGATCCACTACAGTTTTGTCGGTGCGGCGGGATGGGAAGGTTGTTCTGGCCGGCGACGGCCAGGTCACGCTCGGCGAGTCAGTAATCAAGCATTCGGCGAAGAAGATCCGGCGCCTCTATAACGACAAGATCGTGGCAGGATTTGCCGGGTCGACGGCGGATGCGTTTACTCTGTTCAGCCGCTTTGAGGCGAAACTGGAGCAGTATCACGGAAACCTGGGGCGCGCTGCGGTGGAACTGGCGCGAGACTGGCGCACCGACAAGTTTCTGCGCCATCTGGAAGCGCTGCTGCTGGTGTGTGACAAAGAGCAGACGTTTCTGCTGAGCGGGCAGGGCGACGTGATCGAGCCGGATGGGGCGGTTGCGGCGATCGGCAGCGGCGGCCCTTATGCGCAAGCCGCGGCGCAGGCCCTCGCAGAGCACACGGAACTGCCCGCCCGGCAGATTGCCGAAGAAGCCATGAAGATTGCGGGCAAGATGTGCATCTATACCAATGACCGAGTAACGATTGAAGAATTGTAG
- the hslU gene encoding ATP-dependent protease ATPase subunit HslU, with protein sequence MAIYLPSTAEEEQLALDELTPREIVVELDKHVIGQKDAKRAVAIALRNRMRRQKLAPELAEEIIPKNIIMIGPTGVGKTEIARRLAKLANSPFLKVEASKFTEVGYVGRDVESMVRDLVEIAIDNVREEKLEDVADKAELNAEERLLDILLPPSPAPRVDGTSATAGGVVIDGSTSLAESSNRTREKLRQQLREGKLDDRMVEIDVRERNFPSFEILTNQGAEEMDVNIKDMLPNIFGQRTKKRKMKVNEAFEYLIQEEEQRLIDMDQVTRMAIDRVENSGIVFLDEIDKIAGREGGHGPDVSREGVQRDILPIVEGTTVNTRYGMVRTDHILFVAAGAFHVSKPSDLIPELQGRFPIRVELQSLTMEDFVRILTEPKSSLVKQYTALLETEGVKLEFTKEALDEIAHFAFRVNESTENIGARRLHTIMERVLDELSFNAPEKKGEQVTIDAEYVRKMLTDIVKDQDLSRYIL encoded by the coding sequence ATGGCCATTTACCTTCCCTCCACTGCCGAAGAAGAACAGCTTGCGCTGGATGAACTCACTCCGCGCGAGATTGTGGTTGAACTCGACAAACACGTGATTGGGCAGAAGGATGCCAAGCGCGCGGTGGCGATTGCGCTGCGCAACCGCATGCGCCGCCAGAAACTCGCTCCCGAACTGGCGGAAGAGATTATTCCGAAAAATATCATCATGATCGGGCCGACGGGCGTTGGCAAGACGGAGATTGCGCGGCGGTTGGCCAAGCTGGCGAATTCTCCATTCTTGAAAGTCGAGGCCTCCAAATTTACCGAGGTCGGTTATGTCGGGCGCGACGTGGAGTCGATGGTGCGCGATCTGGTGGAAATCGCCATCGACAACGTGCGCGAAGAAAAGCTTGAGGACGTCGCCGATAAAGCGGAGTTGAACGCGGAAGAGCGGCTGCTGGATATCCTGCTGCCGCCCTCGCCGGCGCCGCGGGTCGACGGGACTTCGGCGACTGCTGGTGGTGTCGTGATCGATGGAAGCACATCTCTGGCGGAATCTTCGAACCGGACGCGCGAAAAACTACGGCAGCAATTGCGCGAAGGAAAACTCGACGACCGCATGGTGGAGATCGATGTTCGCGAACGCAATTTTCCGTCGTTTGAAATTCTGACCAATCAAGGCGCGGAAGAAATGGACGTCAACATCAAAGACATGTTGCCGAACATCTTCGGGCAGCGCACCAAAAAGCGGAAGATGAAGGTCAACGAGGCGTTCGAATATCTGATTCAGGAAGAAGAGCAGCGGCTCATCGATATGGATCAGGTCACGCGGATGGCGATTGACCGCGTGGAGAATTCTGGGATCGTCTTTCTGGACGAGATCGACAAGATCGCAGGCCGCGAAGGCGGTCACGGGCCGGACGTTTCGCGCGAAGGCGTGCAGCGGGATATTCTTCCGATCGTCGAGGGCACGACTGTAAACACGCGCTATGGCATGGTCCGGACCGATCACATTCTGTTTGTTGCGGCGGGGGCGTTTCACGTTTCAAAACCGAGCGATCTGATCCCGGAACTCCAGGGACGATTCCCAATTCGCGTCGAGTTGCAATCGCTGACCATGGAAGACTTCGTCCGCATTCTTACCGAGCCGAAGTCATCGCTGGTGAAGCAGTATACGGCGCTGCTGGAAACCGAAGGAGTCAAGCTGGAGTTCACCAAAGAGGCGCTGGATGAGATTGCGCACTTCGCCTTCCGGGTGAACGAGAGCACGGAAAATATCGGCGCGCGGCGGCTCCACACGATCATGGAGCGGGTGTTGGACGAGCTGAGTTTTAACGCGCCCGAGAAAAAAGGCGAGCAGGTTACGATTGACGCCGAGTATGTCCGCAAGATGCTGACGGACATCGTGAAAGATCAGGACTTGTCACGGTACATTCTGTAG
- a CDS encoding aspartate aminotransferase family protein: protein MKTIDRARLQSLMHREQKKFVDERPKSKALFERAQKSLLAGVPMNWMVKWAGAFPPFVREAQGAHFFDVDGHRYIDFCLGDTGAMTGHSPSATVKAVEDQARRGITLMLPGEDAIFVAEELQKRFQLPYWQFALTATDANRFSIRLARQITGRPKILVFNWCYHGTVDETFITLDAKGAAGPRPGNVGPPVNPAVTTKVVEFNDVDALEAALLSGDVACVLAEPAMTNVGIVHPQAGFHKALRELSREYGTLLIIDETHTICAGPGGYTRAENLDPDILVFGKAIGGGIPGAAYGFSQEVAERITARQELENCDVGGIGGTLAGNALSLAAMRATLTKVLTKEAFARTIPMAERWTTGVAKAIAAAELPWHVTGLGCRAEYLFSAEEPKNGSQAHDTMDFELERFMHLYAMNRGILLTPFHNMALMSPQTESDDVDRHTKVFREAVRELVE from the coding sequence ATGAAAACCATTGATCGGGCCCGTCTCCAGTCGCTGATGCACCGCGAGCAGAAGAAGTTTGTAGATGAGCGCCCTAAGTCGAAGGCGTTGTTTGAACGGGCGCAGAAGTCGCTGCTGGCCGGCGTTCCCATGAATTGGATGGTGAAGTGGGCGGGGGCGTTTCCGCCGTTCGTGCGTGAGGCGCAAGGCGCGCACTTCTTCGACGTGGACGGACATCGCTATATCGACTTTTGTTTGGGCGACACCGGAGCGATGACCGGGCATTCTCCCTCCGCAACCGTGAAGGCGGTGGAAGATCAGGCGCGCCGCGGCATTACGCTGATGCTGCCGGGAGAAGACGCGATTTTTGTAGCAGAGGAATTGCAGAAGCGCTTTCAGTTGCCGTATTGGCAATTCGCGCTGACGGCGACGGATGCGAATCGGTTTTCGATCCGGCTGGCGCGGCAGATTACGGGGCGTCCGAAGATTCTGGTGTTCAACTGGTGCTATCACGGCACGGTGGATGAGACGTTCATTACGCTCGATGCTAAAGGAGCGGCGGGGCCGCGGCCGGGAAACGTTGGTCCGCCGGTAAATCCGGCAGTCACGACGAAGGTTGTCGAGTTCAATGATGTGGACGCGCTCGAGGCTGCCCTCCTTTCCGGCGATGTGGCTTGTGTCCTGGCCGAGCCCGCAATGACGAACGTCGGCATCGTGCATCCGCAAGCCGGATTTCACAAAGCATTGCGCGAACTCAGCCGCGAGTATGGAACGCTGCTGATAATCGATGAGACGCACACGATTTGTGCGGGACCGGGCGGATATACGAGGGCGGAGAACCTCGATCCGGATATTCTCGTGTTCGGCAAGGCCATTGGCGGAGGTATACCGGGCGCGGCTTATGGCTTCTCGCAGGAGGTGGCCGAGCGGATTACGGCCAGGCAGGAACTTGAGAACTGCGACGTTGGCGGGATCGGAGGCACGCTGGCAGGAAACGCATTATCGCTGGCGGCTATGCGCGCTACGCTGACCAAGGTTCTTACCAAAGAGGCCTTCGCCCGCACGATTCCGATGGCCGAACGCTGGACTACTGGCGTCGCCAAGGCAATTGCTGCGGCGGAACTTCCCTGGCATGTGACCGGCCTCGGGTGCCGCGCGGAATATCTTTTCAGCGCCGAAGAGCCGAAGAATGGTTCGCAGGCCCATGACACCATGGATTTTGAACTGGAGCGATTCATGCATCTCTACGCGATGAATCGAGGAATCTTGCTGACGCCGTTTCACAACATGGCGTTGATGTCGCCGCAGACGGAAAGCGACGATGTAGACCGGCACACGAAGGTATTTCGCGAAGCGGTACGGGAGTTGGTGGAATAA
- a CDS encoding fumarylacetoacetate hydrolase family protein, with amino-acid sequence MKYCRFQFNGQAQYGLVESVSGQDAIVRVLLTAPEEADGDMESLRTRRIEPIPLAEASLLPPVRPSKIVCVGRNYREHAAELGHDVPQEPLIFLKATSALLPPGGIVRRPKISQRVDHEGELGVVIGKTCYQPAADSDIRQFILGYTCVNDVTARDLQNKDGQWSRAKGFDTFCPVGPVVTDDIDPWEGIGVETRVNGEIRQRGNTRDFIFELDVVIRHIAQAMTLFPGDLIPTGTPAGVGPLVAGDVVEVSVEGAGTLRNSIVDE; translated from the coding sequence ATGAAATATTGCCGATTTCAATTCAACGGCCAGGCTCAGTATGGACTGGTCGAGTCCGTCAGCGGGCAGGATGCGATTGTGCGTGTGTTGCTCACCGCTCCGGAAGAAGCCGACGGGGACATGGAGAGCCTTCGGACGCGACGCATTGAACCGATTCCTTTGGCGGAAGCGTCGCTGCTGCCGCCCGTAAGGCCGTCAAAGATCGTCTGCGTCGGCCGCAACTATCGCGAACATGCGGCCGAACTCGGTCACGATGTACCACAGGAGCCGCTTATTTTTCTGAAAGCCACGTCGGCGCTTCTGCCGCCGGGCGGAATCGTGCGCCGGCCGAAGATTTCCCAGCGCGTCGATCATGAAGGCGAACTCGGCGTGGTCATTGGCAAGACTTGCTACCAGCCAGCGGCAGATTCGGACATCCGGCAGTTTATTTTGGGATACACATGCGTGAACGACGTGACAGCTCGCGATCTGCAAAACAAAGATGGCCAATGGAGCCGGGCCAAGGGCTTCGATACGTTTTGTCCGGTCGGGCCAGTGGTGACGGATGATATTGATCCTTGGGAAGGCATTGGAGTTGAAACCCGCGTTAACGGCGAGATTCGCCAGCGAGGGAATACGCGGGATTTCATCTTCGAACTTGACGTGGTGATCCGGCATATTGCGCAGGCGATGACTTTGTTTCCAGGAGATCTCATTCCCACCGGGACGCCCGCTGGGGTGGGGCCACTCGTCGCGGGAGATGTGGTAGAAGTTAGCGTGGAGGGTGCAGGGACGTTGAGAAATTCAATTGTGGACGAATGA
- a CDS encoding DUF2007 domain-containing protein produces the protein MGEPVKLAGGGQPRPNPGPNPNERLVKVFESEQESEALVVKGLLDSAGIDSDLTSASLVQDAFPGLGGMIILVREEDAETARSLVAEQLRSPADDDETAEIAIIEDDDEMTDQS, from the coding sequence ATGGGAGAACCTGTCAAGTTAGCCGGCGGCGGGCAGCCGCGCCCTAATCCGGGCCCTAATCCGAACGAGAGACTGGTGAAGGTGTTCGAATCCGAGCAGGAGTCTGAGGCGCTGGTGGTCAAGGGATTGCTCGATTCGGCGGGGATCGACAGCGATCTGACTTCGGCGTCGCTGGTGCAGGACGCCTTTCCGGGGCTGGGCGGGATGATCATACTGGTGCGCGAAGAGGATGCGGAAACGGCGCGCAGTCTGGTGGCGGAGCAACTGCGATCGCCCGCAGACGATGACGAGACCGCTGAGATTGCGATTATTGAGGATGATGATGAGATGACGGATCAAAGTTAG
- a CDS encoding DsrE family protein yields MAACVKLLPILGVGMATRRDFLEKWTQLAAGAVAAGAVTASTSEGQTQQLQTPKKKLHILMRSSWGTDEPTRASFVFSHGLALADAGHDVQIFLTHEATYLMRKATIDAVKPIGWPPLNETMTKVVAKRIPVFS; encoded by the coding sequence GTGGCAGCTTGTGTTAAACTTCTGCCGATTCTGGGAGTGGGCATGGCGACTCGCCGAGACTTTCTTGAAAAATGGACGCAGTTGGCTGCTGGCGCGGTCGCCGCCGGGGCCGTTACCGCTTCCACCAGCGAAGGGCAGACTCAGCAACTTCAGACGCCTAAGAAGAAATTGCACATTTTGATGAGAAGTTCTTGGGGAACCGACGAGCCGACCCGAGCGTCCTTCGTCTTTTCCCACGGGCTAGCATTGGCAGACGCCGGGCATGACGTGCAGATATTTCTCACTCACGAAGCTACGTACCTCATGCGCAAGGCGACGATTGATGCGGTCAAACCTATTGGATGGCCTCCCCTGAACGAGACCATGACGAAGGTTGTAGCTAAACGCATCCCGGTATTTTCTTGA